The following proteins come from a genomic window of Mammaliicoccus sp. Marseille-Q6498:
- a CDS encoding ATP-binding protein, producing the protein MIKFYNKLLIILTTVTVVSFLILGFFLHNSSYDLISKQEHSVLKNETKKIYDIAKDNPKNIDKILNLFEQDILLQKNGKVVYTPSKSKTEIFNDKKKKAMSEANSFDESFIINKSKSEVIYAKKYGKYTITIAKHNGLIAVIQKDIWKYLLIVLLFTLPLIYFIVRYINTSYIHPINEVTYATKLLASGKYRVRVPESNVKETKELFINTNNLARTLDDLNNEQKLQRNRLETTLENIPSATLMIDKNGVIVIANKTYHDLFDRVGKVEGQLYNDVMPNKEISQMMNEALKLEKPLFEQIELYINNVHNKFFEVSAIPVLSRKRHKLLGLVVVMHDITKLKKLENMRKDFVANVSHELRTPITSIKGFAETLLDGAKNDEESLNMFLNIILEESNRIQSLVQDLLDLSKIEQNDKIPKERISLSEIGNHSLNTVVNVAQKKDIQLINQVEDDVYALGDKDKITQVVINLLTNAISYSPESSQIILTIKNEDNGQIISVKDNGIGISKDEQKRIFERFYRVDKARSRDSGGTGLGLSITKHIIEAHNGQIKVDSEVGKGSNFIVKLFDE; encoded by the coding sequence ATGATTAAATTTTATAATAAGTTATTAATTATACTTACAACGGTCACTGTTGTAAGTTTTCTTATATTAGGGTTTTTCCTTCACAATTCTAGTTATGATTTAATTTCTAAACAAGAGCATAGCGTTTTAAAAAATGAAACTAAAAAAATATATGATATTGCAAAAGACAATCCGAAAAATATAGACAAGATTTTGAATCTGTTTGAACAAGATATTTTACTTCAGAAAAATGGAAAAGTTGTATATACGCCATCAAAAAGTAAAACAGAAATATTTAATGATAAAAAGAAAAAAGCAATGTCAGAAGCTAATTCTTTTGATGAATCATTTATAATTAATAAAAGTAAATCAGAAGTAATATATGCCAAGAAATATGGCAAATACACGATTACGATAGCAAAGCATAATGGATTAATTGCGGTCATTCAAAAAGATATATGGAAATACTTGTTAATTGTGTTGCTCTTTACATTACCGCTTATATATTTCATCGTTAGATATATTAATACTTCTTATATACATCCAATAAATGAAGTGACGTATGCAACTAAATTACTCGCTTCTGGAAAATATAGAGTAAGAGTTCCTGAAAGTAATGTTAAAGAAACGAAAGAATTATTTATAAATACGAACAATCTTGCTAGAACGTTAGATGATCTGAATAATGAACAAAAGTTACAAAGAAATAGGCTTGAAACAACTTTAGAGAATATACCTAGTGCTACTTTAATGATAGATAAAAATGGCGTGATTGTTATTGCCAATAAAACTTATCATGATTTGTTCGACAGAGTTGGCAAAGTCGAAGGTCAATTATATAACGATGTCATGCCGAATAAAGAAATAAGTCAAATGATGAATGAAGCTTTAAAGCTAGAGAAACCATTATTTGAACAAATTGAACTTTATATAAACAATGTTCATAATAAATTCTTTGAAGTCTCAGCAATTCCTGTATTATCGAGAAAAAGACATAAATTATTAGGTCTAGTTGTCGTGATGCACGATATTACTAAATTGAAAAAATTAGAAAACATGAGAAAAGACTTTGTAGCAAACGTATCGCACGAATTGCGAACGCCAATCACATCTATTAAAGGATTTGCTGAAACTTTGTTAGATGGGGCGAAAAATGATGAAGAATCTTTAAATATGTTTTTAAATATCATTTTAGAAGAGTCGAATAGAATACAGTCATTAGTTCAAGATTTATTAGATTTATCTAAAATTGAGCAAAATGACAAAATACCTAAAGAGCGCATTTCATTATCAGAAATTGGTAACCATTCGTTAAATACGGTCGTGAATGTCGCACAAAAGAAAGATATTCAATTAATTAATCAAGTCGAAGATGATGTATATGCACTAGGCGATAAAGATAAAATTACGCAAGTCGTGATTAATTTATTGACGAATGCCATTAGTTATTCACCAGAATCGAGTCAAATTATTTTAACGATTAAAAACGAAGATAATGGACAAATTATTTCAGTTAAAGATAATGGTATTGGCATTTCTAAAGATGAACAAAAACGTATTTTCGAAAGATTTTATAGAGTAGATAAAGCAAGAAGTAGAGACTCAGGTGGAACGGGGCTTGGCTTATCTATTACAAAACATATTATTGAAGCGCATAATGGTCAAATAAAAGTAGATTCAGAAGTAGGTAAAGGTTCTAACTTTATCGTCAAACTTTTTGATGAATAA
- the icd gene encoding NADP-dependent isocitrate dehydrogenase, which yields MTAEKITTNQGVLNVPNNPIVPFIIGDGIGPDIWNAASRVLDAAVEKAYNGEKKIEWKEVLAGQKAFDETGEWLPQETLDTIREYLIAIKGPLTTPIGGGIRSLNVALRQELDLFTCLRPVRWFKGVPSPVKRPEDTDMVIFRENTEDIYAGIEFQEGTEEVKKVIDFLQNEMGAKNIRFPETSGIGIKPVSKEGTERLVRAAINYAFENNRRNVTLVHKGNIMKFTEGAFKQWGYDLAEREFGDRVFTWQQYDKIVEEQGKDAANKAQSDAEAEGKLIIKDSIADIFLQQILTRPAEFDVVASMNLNGDYISDALAAQVGGIGIAPGANINYETGHAIFEATHGTAPKYAGLDKVNPSSVLLSGVLLLEHLGWQEAADKVTKSVEATIASKVVTYDFARLMDGAKEVKSSEFADELIKNLP from the coding sequence ATGACAGCAGAAAAAATTACAACTAATCAAGGCGTATTAAATGTTCCAAATAATCCAATTGTACCTTTTATTATTGGTGACGGTATTGGACCAGATATTTGGAATGCAGCTAGTAGAGTATTAGATGCAGCAGTAGAAAAAGCATATAATGGCGAAAAGAAAATCGAATGGAAAGAAGTATTAGCTGGTCAAAAAGCTTTCGATGAAACTGGTGAATGGTTACCACAAGAAACTTTAGACACAATTAGAGAATACTTAATCGCAATTAAAGGACCATTAACAACGCCTATCGGTGGCGGTATTCGTTCTTTAAACGTTGCTTTACGTCAAGAATTAGACTTATTTACTTGTCTACGTCCAGTTCGTTGGTTTAAAGGTGTACCTTCACCTGTTAAACGTCCTGAAGATACAGATATGGTTATCTTCCGTGAGAATACTGAAGATATTTATGCTGGAATTGAATTCCAAGAAGGTACAGAAGAAGTTAAAAAAGTAATCGATTTCTTACAAAATGAAATGGGCGCTAAAAATATTAGATTCCCAGAAACTTCAGGTATTGGTATTAAACCAGTATCTAAAGAAGGTACTGAAAGATTAGTAAGAGCTGCAATTAATTATGCATTTGAAAATAACCGTAGAAATGTAACTTTAGTACACAAAGGTAATATCATGAAATTCACTGAAGGTGCATTCAAACAATGGGGTTATGACTTAGCAGAACGTGAATTTGGTGATCGTGTATTCACTTGGCAACAATATGATAAAATCGTTGAAGAACAAGGTAAAGATGCTGCTAATAAAGCACAATCTGATGCTGAAGCTGAAGGTAAATTAATCATTAAAGATTCAATTGCTGATATCTTCTTACAACAAATTTTAACTCGTCCAGCTGAATTCGATGTCGTTGCATCAATGAACTTAAATGGTGACTACATTTCAGATGCATTAGCTGCACAAGTTGGTGGTATTGGTATTGCACCTGGTGCAAATATCAACTATGAAACTGGACATGCTATTTTTGAAGCTACACATGGTACTGCTCCAAAATATGCTGGTTTAGACAAAGTTAACCCATCATCAGTATTATTAAGTGGTGTTTTATTATTAGAACACTTAGGTTGGCAAGAAGCTGCAGATAAAGTAACAAAATCTGTAGAAGCTACAATTGCTTCTAAAGTAGTAACATATGACTTTGCTCGTTTAATGGATGGTGCAAAAGAAGTTAAATCTTCAGAATTTGCAGATGAATTAATTAAAAATTTACCATAA
- a CDS encoding citrate synthase, producing MAQVAKGLEGIIASETEISSIIDNQLTYAGYDIDDLTENALFEEVMFLLWNLRLPNKEELAELNEKLLNHMTLNPRMYSHFEDYATDKVHPMTGLRTSLSYLAHFDPNAEEFNEESNYERAIRIQAKVASLVASFSRVRNGEQVVKPKKDLSYAANFLYMLRGEVPTDVEVEGFNKALILHADHEFNASTFTARVAVSTLSDMYSGVTAAAGALKGPLHGGANEQVMKMLTEIGTVDKTDDYIKEKIANKEKIMGFGHRVYKNGDPRAKYLKEMSRRITDETGQKELFEISLRIAEIMKEEKGLLPNVDFYSATVYHSMGIDHDLFTPIFAISRMSGWTAHILEQYRTNRIMRPRAEYTGERNRKYEPIENR from the coding sequence ATGGCACAAGTAGCAAAAGGTTTAGAAGGCATCATTGCTTCTGAAACAGAAATTAGTTCAATCATAGATAATCAATTAACTTATGCAGGTTATGATATAGATGATCTAACTGAAAATGCATTATTTGAAGAGGTAATGTTTTTATTATGGAATTTAAGATTACCTAATAAAGAAGAATTAGCAGAGTTAAATGAAAAGTTATTAAATCATATGACTTTAAATCCAAGAATGTATAGTCATTTCGAAGACTATGCGACGGACAAAGTTCATCCAATGACTGGTTTACGTACTTCATTATCTTATTTAGCACATTTTGATCCAAATGCAGAGGAATTTAATGAGGAATCAAATTACGAGCGTGCTATTCGTATTCAAGCGAAAGTTGCATCTTTAGTTGCATCATTCTCTAGAGTAAGAAATGGTGAGCAAGTCGTGAAACCTAAAAAAGATTTAAGCTATGCAGCGAACTTCTTATATATGTTAAGAGGAGAAGTACCTACAGATGTAGAAGTTGAAGGTTTCAATAAAGCATTAATATTACATGCTGACCATGAATTCAATGCGTCTACTTTCACAGCTAGAGTAGCAGTATCAACTTTATCTGATATGTATTCAGGTGTCACTGCAGCAGCAGGCGCTTTAAAAGGACCATTACACGGTGGCGCAAACGAACAAGTTATGAAAATGTTAACTGAAATTGGAACAGTAGATAAAACAGATGATTACATTAAAGAAAAAATTGCGAATAAAGAAAAAATCATGGGATTCGGCCATAGAGTTTATAAAAATGGTGATCCAAGAGCGAAATATTTAAAAGAAATGAGTCGTCGTATTACAGACGAAACAGGACAAAAAGAATTATTCGAAATTTCATTACGCATTGCTGAAATTATGAAAGAAGAAAAAGGTTTATTACCTAACGTAGACTTTTATAGTGCAACTGTTTATCACAGCATGGGTATTGATCATGATTTATTTACACCAATTTTTGCAATTAGCCGTATGTCAGGTTGGACAGCTCATATTCTTGAACAATATAGAACGAATAGAATTATGAGACCAAGAGCTGAATATACTGGTGAACGTAATCGTAAATACGAACCAATTGAAAATCGTTAA
- a CDS encoding response regulator transcription factor — translation MSQKVLVVDDEQSIVTLLKYNIEQAGYQVIVAYDGAQALEKVNEEKPDLVVLDVMLPEMDGIEVCKTIRSDKNQVPILMLTAKDDEFDRVLGLELGADDYMTKPFSPREVVARVKAILRRVGQVEMNNSEEDEDIILGNIRIRPEYFEVYRNDDLLELTPKEFELLLYLIERQGRVITREHMLNSVWNYEFAGDSRIVDVHISHLRDKLEENPKQPQFIKTVRGLGYKLERPKKND, via the coding sequence ATGTCACAAAAAGTATTGGTAGTAGACGATGAGCAATCAATCGTTACGTTGCTTAAATATAATATAGAACAAGCCGGTTACCAAGTAATTGTTGCCTATGATGGTGCTCAAGCTTTAGAGAAAGTCAACGAAGAGAAACCTGATCTAGTGGTTTTAGATGTAATGTTACCTGAGATGGATGGTATTGAAGTATGTAAAACGATTCGTTCAGATAAAAATCAAGTTCCTATTTTAATGTTAACAGCTAAAGATGATGAATTTGATAGAGTTCTCGGATTAGAATTAGGTGCTGACGACTATATGACGAAACCATTCTCACCAAGAGAAGTAGTTGCCCGTGTAAAAGCAATATTGCGTAGAGTAGGACAAGTTGAAATGAATAATTCAGAAGAAGATGAAGATATTATTTTAGGTAATATTAGAATTAGACCTGAATATTTTGAAGTTTATAGAAATGATGATTTACTAGAATTAACACCAAAAGAATTTGAACTTTTACTGTATTTAATTGAAAGACAAGGACGTGTAATTACACGTGAACATATGTTGAATTCTGTCTGGAATTATGAGTTTGCTGGTGACTCTAGAATAGTAGACGTACATATTAGTCATTTGAGGGATAAACTTGAAGAAAATCCGAAACAGCCTCAATTTATTAAAACGGTTAGGGGCTTAGGATACAAGTTAGAAAGACCAAAAAAGAATGATTAA
- the mutM gene encoding bifunctional DNA-formamidopyrimidine glycosylase/DNA-(apurinic or apyrimidinic site) lyase — protein MPELPEVEHVKRGIEPKIIGTTIKNVMFSDKVKIGKDAGKETIIKGVSLNDFVKRTQHYKIVSVYRRSKYIFIEIENESNNHIVMCHFGMTGAFFTAPELSDIAIENHRKHWHVMFELDNGLKLIYTDIRRFGELRALEDLNEYPSVLKIAPEPFVEEAYAHYLEKVLSKKFIKKPIKVAILDHSVISGCGNIYACEALLRAGILPMRPVNSLNDSELKKVFNEVVNVLQEGIDNGGSSISDYYNADGEKGTMQDKHMIYGKKVCGNCGGPVEQEVIATRNTHYCPNCQK, from the coding sequence ATGCCAGAATTACCTGAAGTAGAACATGTTAAAAGAGGAATTGAGCCGAAAATAATAGGCACAACGATAAAAAATGTAATGTTTTCTGACAAAGTTAAAATCGGCAAAGATGCTGGTAAAGAAACAATTATTAAAGGTGTATCTCTTAATGATTTTGTGAAAAGAACACAACATTATAAAATCGTTAGTGTTTATAGAAGAAGTAAATACATTTTCATTGAAATAGAAAATGAATCTAATAACCATATTGTGATGTGTCATTTCGGTATGACTGGTGCTTTCTTTACAGCGCCAGAACTGTCTGATATTGCAATTGAAAATCACCGAAAACATTGGCATGTTATGTTTGAATTAGATAATGGTTTGAAACTGATTTACACGGATATTAGAAGGTTTGGAGAGCTGCGAGCTTTAGAAGATTTAAATGAATATCCTTCTGTGTTGAAAATAGCACCTGAACCATTTGTTGAAGAAGCATATGCACATTATTTAGAAAAAGTTTTATCAAAAAAATTCATTAAAAAGCCTATTAAAGTCGCTATACTAGACCATTCAGTTATCTCAGGTTGCGGTAATATATATGCATGTGAAGCTTTATTAAGAGCAGGAATATTGCCTATGAGACCAGTTAACTCATTAAATGATTCTGAACTTAAGAAAGTCTTCAATGAAGTAGTAAATGTACTTCAAGAAGGCATCGATAATGGTGGATCAAGTATTTCAGATTATTATAACGCTGACGGAGAAAAGGGAACAATGCAAGATAAACACATGATATACGGTAAGAAAGTATGTGGAAATTGTGGTGGACCTGTAGAACAAGAAGTAATTGCAACGAGAAATACGCATTATTGTCCAAATTGTCAAAAGTAG
- a CDS encoding amino acid permease: protein MSNNLQRELSNRHVQLIAIGGAIGTGLFLGAGETIHAAGPSILLTYIIIGFILFMFMRALGEILLSNTDFHSFADVTHTYISPFAGYVTGWTYWFCWIVTGMAEVTAVAKYVNFWFPDIPTWITALFTILVLMTMNLMTAKLFGELEFWFSIIKILTIVALIVVGIIMLFMAYKTPYGTASVTHIWSHGGIFPNGMNGFFLSFQMAAFSFVGIELIGVTAAETKDPHKTIPKAINNVPIRIMLFYVGSLIIIMSIMPWNKMDPTESPFVRLFGLIGIPIAAGIINFVVLTAAASSCNSGIFSNSRMLYGLSQNGQANKGFGQTNKTGVPYKATLFSCLLLLISVLLNYMIKDAGEVFKYVTSVSTVLFLVVWSLITIAYIRYRKIAPELHKASAFKLPGGVPMAWITLIFFIFVFILLMTEKVTLIAILITPIWFILLTLMYFNQKRKTFK, encoded by the coding sequence ATGTCTAACAATTTACAAAGGGAGTTAAGCAATAGACATGTCCAACTTATTGCAATAGGTGGTGCAATAGGAACTGGATTATTTTTAGGGGCTGGTGAGACAATACATGCTGCCGGACCTTCCATCTTATTAACTTATATCATAATAGGTTTTATACTTTTTATGTTTATGAGAGCATTAGGTGAAATTCTATTATCCAATACAGATTTTCATTCATTTGCTGATGTAACACATACATATATTAGTCCATTCGCTGGATACGTTACTGGATGGACATACTGGTTTTGTTGGATTGTAACAGGAATGGCTGAAGTAACTGCCGTTGCAAAATACGTAAACTTTTGGTTCCCTGATATACCAACATGGATAACTGCATTATTTACAATTTTAGTTTTAATGACAATGAACTTAATGACTGCTAAATTATTTGGGGAATTAGAGTTTTGGTTCTCAATCATTAAAATTTTGACAATTGTAGCTTTAATTGTTGTTGGTATCATTATGCTTTTCATGGCTTATAAAACGCCTTATGGTACTGCTTCAGTTACACATATATGGAGTCATGGTGGTATATTCCCTAATGGAATGAACGGATTTTTCTTATCTTTCCAAATGGCAGCATTTTCATTTGTAGGTATTGAATTAATCGGTGTTACAGCCGCTGAAACTAAAGATCCACATAAGACTATTCCAAAAGCAATCAATAACGTGCCTATTCGTATCATGTTATTCTATGTAGGTTCATTAATTATTATCATGTCCATCATGCCATGGAATAAAATGGATCCTACAGAGAGTCCTTTCGTAAGATTATTCGGACTGATTGGTATACCTATTGCAGCTGGTATCATTAATTTTGTAGTATTAACAGCAGCTGCTTCATCATGTAACAGTGGTATATTCTCAAATAGTAGAATGTTGTATGGACTATCTCAAAATGGTCAAGCTAACAAAGGCTTTGGACAAACTAATAAAACTGGCGTACCTTATAAAGCTACATTATTCAGCTGTTTATTATTGTTAATATCCGTATTACTTAACTATATGATAAAAGACGCAGGAGAAGTATTTAAATACGTTACTTCCGTTTCAACAGTTCTATTTTTAGTCGTTTGGTCTTTAATTACAATTGCTTATATTAGATATCGTAAAATAGCACCAGAATTACATAAAGCATCAGCTTTCAAATTACCTGGTGGTGTACCAATGGCATGGATCACATTAATATTCTTTATCTTTGTTTTCATCTTATTGATGACAGAGAAAGTAACGTTAATCGCAATACTTATAACACCAATTTGGTTTATTTTACTGACTTTAATGTATTTCAATCAAAAGAGAAAGACATTCAAATAA
- the polA gene encoding DNA polymerase I codes for MEKLVLIDGNSLSFRAFFALPLLTNKAGIYTNAIYGFTMILDKIIKEENPTHFMVAFDAGKTTFRNEMYSEYKDGREKTPDELRSQLPYIRELVESYHIKHYELENYEADDIIGTLSKQADEQNLKTIIITGDRDLTQLASENVTIYFTKKGVKDIDHYTPDFIAEKYDGLVPNQIIDMKGLMGDKSDNIPGVPGIGEKTAIKLLKQYGTVEGVYENIDELKKSKMKEKLVDNEESAKLSKELATINRNSPIEVKIDDLKLSDQGNENKIKLFKTLEFKQLLDQMDASTEASDDRVIEYKDNLDEFDFENIKEASIHFETNENNYLKADVLAFAIHAGGQAYVISVDEFKKNKSLHKWLESDDVLFSAYDVKKTIILCDRLGVQIKGVSFDTMLASYILDPSRTIDDIYSVVSEFGIYYVPNDESIYGKGKKLHVPEQDVLFEVMAKKVTAIGETKDKMVDLLKERNQMALHDELELPLATVLAEMENLGITVDKDTLIEMQEDLKIRLDKLIEQIHNHAGSEFNINSPKQLGVVLFEDLKLPIIKKTKTGYSTAVDVLEQLRNEHPIIEDILVYRQLAKLQSTYIEGLQKMITPEGKIHTRFNQTLAQTGRLSSVEPNLQNIPIRLEEGRKIRKAFLPSKKDHVIFAADYSQIELRVLADITGDEHMKEAFTAKEDIHTTTAMRVFNVGKDEVDSNMRRQAKAVNFGIVYGISDYGLSQSLGITRKEAKKFIDDYLNSFPKVKEYMDTVVQDAKQKGYVETLLHRRRYTPDITNRNFNLRSFAERTAMNTPIQGSAADIIKLAMVQFANKMKETDFKAKLLLQVHDELIFEVPKDEIEAFKPFVEDIMDNALELDVPLSVESSYGETWYDAK; via the coding sequence TTGGAAAAATTGGTACTTATAGATGGAAATAGCTTATCATTTAGAGCATTTTTTGCATTGCCTTTATTAACAAATAAAGCAGGTATTTATACGAATGCAATTTATGGATTTACGATGATATTAGATAAAATTATTAAAGAAGAAAATCCAACGCATTTTATGGTTGCATTTGATGCAGGAAAGACGACTTTCAGAAATGAGATGTATAGCGAGTACAAAGATGGCCGTGAAAAGACGCCAGACGAATTAAGAAGTCAGTTACCATATATTCGTGAATTAGTAGAGAGTTATCATATAAAGCATTATGAGCTTGAAAATTATGAAGCGGATGACATTATCGGTACACTTTCTAAACAAGCTGATGAACAAAACTTAAAAACAATCATTATTACAGGTGATCGAGATTTAACACAACTAGCAAGTGAAAATGTCACGATTTATTTCACTAAAAAAGGTGTAAAGGACATTGATCACTATACGCCAGATTTTATAGCTGAGAAATATGACGGACTTGTGCCAAACCAAATCATTGATATGAAAGGGCTAATGGGAGATAAATCAGATAACATTCCAGGTGTGCCTGGTATCGGTGAAAAAACAGCAATTAAATTGTTGAAACAGTATGGAACTGTTGAAGGTGTTTACGAAAACATTGATGAATTAAAAAAATCAAAAATGAAAGAAAAATTAGTAGATAATGAAGAAAGTGCTAAATTAAGTAAAGAACTTGCTACGATTAATAGAAATAGTCCAATTGAAGTAAAGATAGATGATTTAAAATTATCTGACCAAGGTAATGAAAATAAAATCAAACTATTTAAAACGTTAGAATTTAAACAACTTTTAGATCAAATGGATGCAAGTACTGAAGCTTCTGATGATCGCGTAATTGAATATAAAGATAATTTAGACGAATTTGATTTTGAAAACATTAAAGAAGCGTCTATTCATTTTGAAACGAATGAAAACAATTATTTAAAAGCGGATGTGTTAGCTTTTGCAATTCATGCTGGTGGCCAAGCTTATGTGATATCAGTTGATGAGTTTAAGAAAAACAAATCATTACATAAGTGGTTAGAAAGTGATGATGTACTATTTTCAGCTTATGATGTTAAAAAGACTATTATATTGTGCGACAGATTAGGTGTACAAATTAAGGGTGTATCATTTGATACTATGCTTGCAAGCTATATTTTAGATCCGTCTAGAACGATAGATGATATATATTCAGTTGTATCAGAATTTGGTATTTATTACGTCCCAAATGATGAAAGCATATATGGAAAAGGAAAGAAATTACATGTGCCTGAACAAGATGTTTTGTTTGAAGTAATGGCTAAAAAAGTAACAGCGATTGGTGAAACGAAAGACAAAATGGTCGATTTATTAAAAGAACGAAACCAAATGGCATTACATGATGAGCTAGAATTACCATTAGCAACAGTATTAGCTGAAATGGAAAACCTAGGAATTACAGTCGATAAAGACACACTCATTGAAATGCAAGAAGATTTAAAAATCCGTTTAGACAAACTGATTGAACAAATTCATAATCATGCAGGTAGTGAATTTAATATTAATTCACCGAAACAACTTGGTGTTGTATTATTTGAAGATTTAAAATTACCAATTATCAAGAAAACGAAGACTGGTTATTCAACTGCAGTCGATGTGTTAGAACAATTGCGTAATGAACATCCTATTATTGAAGATATATTAGTATATAGACAACTTGCAAAATTACAGTCAACATATATTGAAGGATTACAAAAAATGATTACGCCTGAAGGTAAAATCCATACGAGATTTAACCAAACACTTGCTCAAACAGGACGATTAAGTTCTGTAGAGCCAAATCTACAAAATATACCGATTAGATTAGAAGAAGGTCGTAAAATTAGAAAAGCATTTTTACCAAGTAAAAAAGACCACGTCATTTTTGCAGCAGATTATTCTCAAATAGAATTACGTGTATTAGCTGATATCACGGGTGATGAACATATGAAAGAAGCTTTTACAGCTAAAGAAGACATTCATACAACAACAGCTATGCGTGTATTTAATGTAGGTAAAGATGAAGTAGATTCTAATATGAGAAGACAAGCAAAAGCTGTTAACTTCGGAATCGTTTATGGTATTAGTGATTATGGATTGAGCCAAAGTTTAGGTATTACGAGAAAAGAAGCTAAAAAGTTTATCGATGATTATTTAAATAGTTTTCCTAAAGTAAAAGAATATATGGATACAGTAGTACAAGATGCAAAACAAAAAGGCTATGTAGAAACGTTGCTTCATAGAAGAAGATACACACCAGATATTACAAATAGAAACTTTAACTTAAGAAGTTTTGCTGAAAGAACTGCTATGAACACACCTATACAAGGTAGTGCAGCAGATATCATTAAACTTGCTATGGTACAATTTGCAAATAAAATGAAAGAAACAGATTTTAAAGCGAAATTATTATTACAAGTACACGATGAATTAATTTTTGAAGTGCCTAAAGATGAAATTGAGGCATTTAAACCATTTGTTGAAGATATTATGGATAATGCACTTGAATTAGATGTACCGTTAAGTGTTGAATCTAGTTATGGTGAAACATGGTACGATGCGAAATAA
- the mdh gene encoding malate dehydrogenase: MNKLARKKISIIGAGFTGATAAFIAAQKELGDIVLVDRPQSENPTKGKALDIAESAPVLGFDSNVIGTSNYEDTKNSDVVIITAGVARKPGMTREDLVQINQSVMKDVTEQIVKYSPDTIIIVLTNPVDAMTYTVYKASGLPKEKVIGQSGVLDTARFRTFVAEALGLSVKDVTGFVLGGHGDTMVPLIRYSSAGGVPIEKLLSEEQIKEIVNRTRTGGAEIVNLLGNGSAYYAPAAALVEMTEAILKDQKRVLPAIAYLDGEYNYENIYLGVPTVLGENGIEKIIELDLTEEEIQLLDESADAVKAVRDLLQ, encoded by the coding sequence ATGAATAAATTGGCTAGGAAAAAAATATCAATTATTGGTGCAGGATTTACTGGTGCAACTGCTGCTTTTATTGCAGCTCAAAAAGAGTTGGGAGATATCGTTTTAGTTGATAGACCACAATCTGAGAACCCAACTAAAGGAAAAGCTTTAGATATAGCAGAAAGTGCACCTGTACTTGGTTTTGATTCTAATGTAATTGGGACATCAAATTATGAAGATACTAAGAATTCAGATGTTGTCATCATTACTGCTGGTGTAGCAAGAAAACCGGGTATGACAAGAGAAGATTTAGTTCAAATTAACCAAAGCGTCATGAAGGATGTAACTGAACAAATTGTAAAATACTCTCCTGATACCATTATCATTGTATTAACAAATCCTGTAGATGCAATGACTTATACTGTATATAAAGCATCAGGATTACCAAAAGAAAAAGTAATTGGCCAATCAGGTGTTCTAGATACTGCAAGATTTAGAACTTTTGTTGCTGAAGCTTTAGGATTATCAGTTAAAGACGTTACAGGGTTTGTATTAGGTGGACATGGTGACACAATGGTACCTTTAATTCGTTATTCTTCGGCAGGTGGTGTTCCGATAGAAAAATTACTTTCTGAGGAGCAAATTAAAGAAATTGTAAATAGAACAAGAACAGGTGGAGCTGAAATTGTAAACTTGTTAGGAAATGGTTCTGCTTATTATGCGCCAGCCGCAGCTTTAGTTGAAATGACAGAAGCTATTTTAAAAGATCAAAAAAGAGTATTGCCTGCCATTGCTTATTTAGATGGTGAATATAATTATGAAAATATTTATTTAGGTGTGCCAACAGTACTTGGAGAAAACGGTATTGAAAAAATAATCGAATTAGATTTAACAGAAGAAGAAATACAATTATTAGACGAATCTGCAGATGCAGTAAAAGCTGTTAGAGATTTATTACAATAA